The following coding sequences are from one Lycium ferocissimum isolate CSIRO_LF1 chromosome 3, AGI_CSIRO_Lferr_CH_V1, whole genome shotgun sequence window:
- the LOC132049520 gene encoding L-type lectin-domain containing receptor kinase VIII.1-like: protein MTSNLAKHPINILVWFIISFCFCKSTFANTEFDFGTLTLSSLKLLGDAHLGNNTVMLTRDLAVPNSGAGKVLYSKPIRFRQPGIDFPASFSTFFSFSVSNLNPSSIGGGLAFVLTPGDELVGDAGGYMGILDAKGTQIGTIAVEFDTLMDVEFKDINGNHVGLDLNSMVSTQVGDLESIGVDLKSGDLVNSWIEYSGSNGEMNVFVSYSNLKPKEPFLSVSINIAEYVNDFMFVGFSGSTQGSTEIHNIEWWSFSSSFDASPKSLAAAPPPPTASLMNPTANSAKSPPPSMGPSVSNSSTNVFQDKSSGKCHNNFCKQGPGAVVGVVTAGAFFLAFATLVLIWLYSKKFKRVKNSEVLASDVIKMPKEFSYKELKLATKGFNSTRIIGHGAFGTVYKGILSDTGGIIAVKRCSHNGQGKAEFLSELSIIGTLRHRNLVRLQGWCHEKGEILLVYDLMPNGSLDKALFESRMVLPWSHRRKILQGVASALAYLHQECENQVIHRDIKSSNIMLDEGFNARLGDFGLARQVEHDKSPDATVAAGTMGYLAPEYLLTGRATEKTDVFSYGAVVLEVASGRRPIERETTRIEKVGVNSNLVEWVWGLHREGNLLNAADSRLCGEFSEQEMRRVLMVGLTCSHPDPMARPTMRTVVQMLEGEAEIPIVPRTRPSMSFSTSHLLMTLQDSVSDLNGLITLSPSSSEDSFTGGGNGIDLV, encoded by the coding sequence ATGACATCAAATCTTGCAAAACATCCCATCAACATTCTTGTATGGTTCATCATATCATTCTGTTTTTGCAAGTCAACATTTGCCAACACTGAGTTTGACTTTGGAACATTAACACTTAGTAGCCTAAAGCTTCTTGGTGATGCACATTTGGGTAACAACACTGTGATGTTAACACGTGACTTAGCAGTACCAAATTCTGGTGCTGGAAAAGTCTTATATTCAAAACCAATAAGATTCAGGCAACCTGGGATTGATTTTCCAGCAAGTTTCTCaacatttttctcattttcagtTAGTAATTTGAATCCATCATCTATTGGTGGTGGTCTTGCGTTTGTACTAACACCAGGTGATGAGTTAGTTGGTGATGCTGGTGGATATATGGGAATCTTGGATGCTAAAGGGACACAAATTGGTACAATTGCTGTTGAATTTGATACACTTATGGATGTTGAGTTTAAAGATATTAATGGAAATCATGTTGGTTTGGATTTGAATTCAATGGTTTCAACTCAAGTTGGTGATTTGGAATCTATTGGTGTTGATTTAAAAAGTGGTGATTTGGTCAATTCTTGGATTGAATATTCTGGTTCTAATGGAGAGATgaatgtatttgtgtcatattCTAATCTTAAGCCAAAAGAACCATTTTTATCAGTTAGTATTAATATTGCTGAGTATGTTAATGATTTCATGTTTGTTGGTTTTTCTGGTTCAACTCAAGGGAGTACTGAGATTCATAATATTGAATGGTGGAGTTTTAGTTCATCATTTGATGCTAGTCCTAAGTCGTTGGCGGCGgcgccaccaccaccaacagCTAGTTTGATGAACCCAACGGCGAATTCTGCCAAGTCGCCGCCACCTTCAATGGGTCCATCAGTGTCTAATAGTAGTACTAATGTATTCCAAGATAAGAGCAGTGGGAAATGTCATAACAATTTTTGTAAACAAGGTCCTGGTGCTGTTGTTGGTGTGGTAACTGCTGGTGCATTTTTTCTTGCATTTGCTACATTAGTACTTATTTGGTTATACTCGAAAAAGTTCAAGAGAGTGAAAAATTCTGAAGTTTTGGCATCTGATGTTATCAAAATGCCTAAGGAGTTTAGCTACAAAGAGCTTAAATTGGCGACGAAAGGTTTCAATTCGACGAGAATTATAGGGCATGGTGCATTTGGGACTGTTTACAAGGGCATTTTATCGGACACTGGTGGCATTATAGCAGTCAAGAGATGTAGTCACAATGGACAAGGGAAAGCAGAGTTCTTATCTGAGTTATCTATAATTGGAACCCTTAGGCATAGAAATCTTGTTAGGCTTCAAGGATGGTGCCATGAGAAAGGTGAAATTTTGTTGGTCTATGATTTGATGCCTAATGGGAGTCTTGATAAGGCATTGTTCGAATCAAGAATGGTTCTTCCATGGTCACATAGGCGAAAAATCTTGCAAGGTGTTGCTTCTGCTTTAGCATATTTGCATCAAGAATGCGAAAATCAAGTAATCCATAGGGACATTAAGTCAAGTAACATTATGTTGGACGAAGGGTTCAATGCAAGAttaggagattttggattagcAAGACAAGTTGAGCATGACAAGTCCCCCGATGCAACGGTAGCAGCCGGGACAATGGGCTACTTGGCTCCCGAGTACTTGTTAACTGGACGTGCAACCGAAAAAACCGATGTTTTCAGCTATGGGGCAGTGGTTCTTGAAGTGGCAAGTGGAAGGAGGCCAATTGAGAGGGAAACAACTAGAATTGAGAAAGTTGGAGTGAATAGCAACTTGGTTGAATGGGTTTGGGGGTTGCATAGAGAAGGGAATTTGCTAAATGCAGCTGATTCAAGACTTTGTGGTGAGTTTAGTGAACAAGAAATGAGAAGGGTTCTAATGGTTGGTTTAACTTGTTCACATCCTGACCCTATGGCTAGACCAACAATGAGAACTGTTGTCCAAATGTTGGAAGGTGAAGCTGAAATCCCTATTGTACCAAGGACTAGACCTTCTATGAGTTTTAGCACATCACATCTTTTAATGACTTTGCAAGATAGTGTTTCTGACTTGAATGGTTTGATCACACTTTCACCTTCATCATCTGAAGATAGCTTCACTGGTGGTGGCAATGGCATTGACTTGGTCTAG